A genomic window from Sporosarcina sp. Marseille-Q4063 includes:
- a CDS encoding serine hydrolase, which translates to MTHRNSNLFKTFICFLLLWILFNPQSITANEHADLESKLENYMIEHEGDVAGLATIVIDQDEVIYKMKGYSNIEEQVLVDEDTVFEWASVSKVLIWISVLQLVESGKLNLETDIETYLPDDFRSKTKFEDPITMQHLMHHAAGFDDSYTDLMIYGPTEKKSLREVLEEADIQQIFPPGDVVAYSNYGSGLAAYIVEEVSGLDYVEYVRKHIFEPLQMTKTAIDPELGDNEWVKEQRGEVQGYSNALQLIDPNFYSIPMYPVGSAMGTARDLQKLMQALLAEDGVPLFKDEKTIDFMFEPTLYYPDTNIPRAANGLFYLPSKSQHVYGHGGNSIAFSSSFYVDRKERTGVLVLANMKDESTFTLGIPEIIFGEYEHVENDVSLENSSGWEGIYEPARLPRHGFSSVYGLFLRSQTKQSGSHNLMINDLSYSQLEPGVYKTEDGLSMYSLDVYSTHPRMKLLSNTYSDLIYVPYYKHLLEWGGIILGLLAIMFSLLYVIISILRRIWNKKRLVKLLFAQHFLNLLLVTNVIWIVYKVLSMVSYSSLKPLLTLNLIYIVISIVICGFLIVHGKSRRLSKYGLLVWMMTIIFALILCVNILYWEFYY; encoded by the coding sequence GTGACTCATCGTAATAGTAATCTTTTTAAGACGTTCATTTGTTTTCTACTTCTATGGATTTTATTTAACCCGCAATCAATTACTGCAAATGAACATGCAGATTTAGAAAGTAAATTAGAGAATTATATGATAGAACATGAGGGGGATGTTGCTGGATTAGCAACAATTGTGATAGACCAGGATGAAGTCATTTACAAGATGAAAGGTTATTCAAATATAGAGGAACAAGTTCTTGTTGATGAGGATACTGTTTTTGAATGGGCATCTGTTTCCAAAGTTCTGATTTGGATCAGTGTTTTACAATTAGTAGAGTCAGGAAAGCTTAATTTAGAAACGGATATCGAAACCTACTTACCGGATGATTTTCGTTCCAAAACAAAATTTGAGGATCCTATCACGATGCAACATTTGATGCATCATGCAGCGGGATTTGATGATAGTTATACGGATTTAATGATTTATGGTCCAACCGAAAAGAAGTCATTAAGAGAAGTACTTGAAGAAGCAGATATTCAACAAATATTTCCTCCTGGTGATGTTGTTGCTTATTCAAATTATGGAAGCGGCCTCGCTGCCTATATTGTTGAAGAAGTTAGTGGCCTAGATTACGTGGAGTATGTACGGAAGCATATTTTTGAACCGCTTCAAATGACGAAAACAGCAATAGATCCTGAATTAGGTGATAACGAATGGGTGAAAGAACAGAGGGGAGAGGTGCAGGGATATTCGAATGCACTGCAATTAATTGACCCTAATTTTTACTCGATACCCATGTATCCGGTCGGTAGTGCTATGGGAACAGCTCGTGATCTGCAAAAGTTAATGCAAGCGTTATTAGCTGAAGATGGAGTTCCTTTATTTAAAGATGAAAAAACGATCGATTTTATGTTTGAACCCACATTATATTATCCGGATACCAATATCCCAAGGGCCGCAAACGGTTTATTTTATTTACCATCAAAAAGTCAACATGTTTATGGGCATGGTGGGAATTCTATTGCTTTTAGCTCATCTTTTTATGTGGATAGAAAAGAACGTACCGGCGTTTTAGTGTTGGCGAACATGAAAGATGAAAGTACGTTCACATTGGGAATACCTGAAATCATTTTTGGTGAATATGAACATGTTGAAAATGACGTAAGTTTGGAAAATTCATCCGGGTGGGAAGGGATTTATGAGCCGGCTCGGTTGCCACGACACGGATTTAGCAGTGTGTATGGCTTATTTTTAAGAAGCCAGACGAAACAGAGTGGGTCACATAATTTAATGATAAACGACTTGTCTTATTCGCAGCTAGAACCAGGCGTTTATAAAACAGAAGATGGTTTGAGTATGTACAGTCTGGACGTTTATTCAACACATCCACGAATGAAATTGTTATCCAATACGTATTCAGATTTAATTTATGTTCCTTATTATAAGCATCTCCTTGAGTGGGGAGGAATTATTTTAGGGTTATTAGCTATAATGTTCTCTTTACTCTATGTTATCATCTCTATTTTGCGTAGGATTTGGAATAAAAAACGGTTAGTTAAATTACTTTTTGCTCAACACTTTTTAAATCTATTATTGGTTACGAATGTAATTTGGATTGTTTATAAAGTTTTATCGATGGTAAGTTATTCATCTCTCAAGCCATTATTAACTTTAAATCTAATTTATATTGTTATCTCGATTGTTATTTGTGGATTTTTAATTGTTCATGGAAAAAGTAGAAGGTTATCTAAATATGGATTATTAGTTTGGATGATGACGATTATTTTTGCATTAATTTTATGTGTCAATATTTTGTATTGGGAATTTTATTATTAG